From the genome of Ananas comosus cultivar F153 unplaced genomic scaffold, ASM154086v1, whole genome shotgun sequence:
TAGCTTCTCCGCGGAGTCATCATCGAAGGTGGATCTCTCTTCCGGTTACGATGACCCATTTTATGATAGTGAGTTTGTGGACGTTGGCGATCTCGATATAGCAGTGGAATCTATCTCGCTGATGTTCCCCAACATTTCTTTGGACTCAATTGCTGTGCTGTTGCATGCGAACGGTTACAATCCGAGTCAGACGATTAACGTGCTTGAACAGCTTGAGGTATGCAAATTTATGGTCTTTCATTTCCTTTACGCATTATTTTTCTTAGCAAAAAAACTGCATGTAAATGAGTTAACGTGTGCTTCTTAACTCTCTAGTTATTGCTGCATTTCGAATTTAATATAGAAGTTTCCGATTCATGCGTAATATTTAAGTTGTCATTCTTGAGCATGTTTTCTATTCAGAGTTCTTGATGTTGTCAGGAAAATTCTCTCCCTGCAACTATAGCTACTAAAATGAGGGTTTTACCAATCACTTACTGGTCGTTTCGGTTTAAAAAGTAGAGTGATAGAAAAGCCATCTAACATGGTGTTTGTTTCATGCATCTGTGAAACAACGCTGCTAATGAACGGCGTTATATTTAACTCTCAGTAGCATCCAAAGTAGTTTTCTGAAGAGGACAAAGTTACAGATTACATTgcaaaaatttgttaaaagaTAAAGTGACTATTAAAGACCAAAACTACAATAAGTTTAAAGTTTATGAAGGATAGTCCCTGTATTGGTCACTCAAACGGTCTGAGTCCTTAAAAACTTTCACATATATATTGCATTCACACTTTGGTCCCTGAGCATTAGAAAGCCTCTGAATTCCATTCTGAAATGATTTTTTCACCATCTTAGCGGCAATTTGAAATAGGTGAGTCAATTTCACTAGTGAAGGGGTAAAATGATCGTTTTCTAAGAAAAATTAGACCAGGGACCAAAGTGCAATGCATGCGAGAACGTTCAGGTACTCGAGAGTGCAAGTGAAATGATATAAGCATTAAGGAAATTGCAATATTTGGATAAGTACGACAATTATCCGTATATTAACAGTTGAGAGCTTTCTTTTGCCGCAATAACTAAGTTTTCGCATTCGGTTAACCGTTACAGTACGGAGATGACGGATTCGAGGACGTGGCCGAGCCTTCGGAGAGCTGCAGCCATCTGGACAATCCCCCTGTTTCTCAGGCATCCAAGCCTGAAGACAGCTGCGGCTATGAGGTCTGAATCTGCGCGATAAAGAGTCGCAGATTCGACCTGCTATCGTATATTCGTGTATACAAGTATAATGCCCTTTCGCTCTCAGCAAGTGTTATCGCCTCGGTTGGGGTGGGTTTCGCTTTCCGAAAAAAGAGACTAGCAAAacaagaaaggaagagaagatTGCCTTGGGTGAGTATTACATTTACATAACAGATTAAAGATGGTCCATTTCTGCTTAGCTGATGACTGGTGACTCTGTTTTagggtttttcttcttttatgtgTGCATTTGAACTGCGTAGCCGTCTTCTGTACTTGTTAATTGCTTGTGCAGCTGATGGTCATGCTGTGTAGGTTACAGTATTTGCAACAAATTGCTGCTCTCTAGAGCTCAAACCAAACTTggcaaaaaaaaggaagaaaaagaaataaaaggaaagaaaaaaggttcttgcttctctctctctctctctctctctctctctctctcttatttcgCATCTTTATTatcctatttttctttttcgaatTTGCTACGAATTTGCTATTGCATTTGATACGTATCAGAAAAGGTTTTACACGATATGAGAAAAGTTTCTGCACGAATGTTGTTGAATTCCATGTCAGTGGATGAGACCTTTCTCTAAACATGGAATTTATACctatatcaattttattttatttttttccatctcaatcaattcaattcaattcaattctGAAACCCTTTGAAACACTTGTGATTACACTATGCTTACTATTCAAATGCCATATGCATCTCTCTCCTCAAGTAGATGGCGTGTCCAATTTCATGATTAGGCCGAAAAGATAGTCAAAGCAACTTCTGACCTTTTAGAACTGGTGAGTTTAGCCAAATCAAGTAAAGATTTTATCAgattgattgatattttttgaagaaacataatatttttaaactattttatgAGGGACAAAACTGGATTAATTAATTGCTAGTAGCTAGTGTttcaatcaaaataatttaaatctggGATGGTCTCCAAACATTTATACCAAGATTTTTTTGTGCAACAAAGAATATCCCATAAGCAAAAAGTAGTTttgctagaaaaaaaaattttttctcaGATTTTTTCTCAGATTTCATGCGAAAAtggtgtttttgtttttttttccaattttttatactaaaataaaaactgTAGAAAAAAAGTATATCTTTCAcggaaagattttttttcttagaaAACAATTTTCCACGTTTTTCTGAGAAACCAATCAGCGAATAGGAACTAAAAAGATTCTTTTCCTCATGGTGAAGTATACCCAATAAAGCAATAACAAACATTTTACAAATATACacaaatagaattaaaaagaagaagaagaagaagatgatgatttCCCCATGAAAGATCATGTCTAGTGCTACTAATTTCCTCTCTTCTGCAAATAAAAGCCCTTGGAACTGACCACTGAATCTGTTTTCTCCGACTCTCCTTCTCGTCATGATGAACTCTCCAAATCTCTGTACAGAATAGGGTTGTTACGGAAGTGAACACGAGCAAGCTGAGACCGGCTCATATtcgattttttattaaataacaCGAACATGAACTAacttgttaaaatatcgagctgaaGAATTCAGTCGGCTCGTATtcgattttttattaaataacaCGAACATGAACTAACTTGTTAAAATATCGAACTGAAGAATTCAGTTGGTGTCTGGCTTGTTTATTAATaaatcgaacacgagctggcacgcgaataacaaattaaattatcaGCCTTATTACAGGATTAAGAGccgaaagaaaattttaaaaaaaataaaatcttaatctaataattaaaattcacaaaatataagTCTCTTTGTAATTGGGTTGACATAAAATCCAAATGGTAGACATTTGTAACATATTCGAGCTATACAAATGAaatgaaccgaacacgagcAGACTAACCGTTGCAAGCTAAAAAAATTCAGCTTGTAATTAAACAAGCAATTGATCCCgaactcatttcgagccgaacatgaactGGCTTGCGAACAGTGAGAGCTGTATCGCCAGCTACAGAGTCTCATGAACCCTAATTGATAAAGAGATAACACCCGGAAACCCCTATTCCGATCGCACCTTTGAATCATGCAGGGACGGAAATAAAAGAGTTCATTTCTCGTCGCACGGTACAACTACTTGTTCTCACCTGCAAATCTTCATCAATTGATCTGTAACTACGAATTCAAAGCATAAAACTGTGCCCAGCATGTATGTGAATCTTCGCAAATCGAACGTACTTACTCTGATTGACATGACGAAATGAATACACAGAATCAGCAACCGATAAGTCGTCCAGAGTCTGCGATTCATGACAGTAAGTATAAAAGTTTACTACTCACTGACGAGAAATATCATCATCTGAGAAATTGCTGCCGCTGTCGGACTCTTTGAGCAGATCTTGCATAAACTCAATTCATTCCCCCTCCAGCAGCATCTCATTGTGAATTCCACGCATAAAACTTAACCAAAAATGTATGCGAATCTTCGCAAATCGAACATACTTACGCACTAAGTTCTTCCAATCCTTCTGCTTGACATGACGAAATAAATACACAGAATCAGCGACTGATGAGTCGTTCAGTGTCGGCAATTCATGACAGAAAGTATAGAAGTTTACTGCTTGCTGACGAGAAATATCATCATCTAATAAATCGCTGCCGCTGTCGGACTCTTCGAGCATATCTTGCATAAACTCAATTCATTCCTCCAGTGGCATCTCATTGTGATTTCAATGCATAAAACTTAACAAAAATGTATGCG
Proteins encoded in this window:
- the LOC109704360 gene encoding uncharacterized protein LOC109704360, translating into MTEGKSLLNPYASPYIPLSRNPAGKTLEKENKAVENVPDDPEKKEGGDRPSEHHLRDSLLEEFDKLSFSAESSSKVDLSSGYDDPFYDSEFVDVGDLDIAVESISLMFPNISLDSIAVLLHANGYNPSQTINVLEQLEYGDDGFEDVAEPSESCSHLDNPPVSQASKPEDSCGYEV